One window from the genome of Streptomyces sp. NBC_01476 encodes:
- a CDS encoding MaoC family dehydratase produces the protein MTATVAYQDVEVGTELPPRVFPVTRATLVQYAGASGDFNPIHWNEKFAREVGLTDVIAHGMFTMASAVRVVTDWAGDPGAVVEYGVRFTKPVVVPNDDEGARIEVTAKVAALLDDNRVRVDLTATSAGQKVLGMSRAVVRLA, from the coding sequence ATGACGGCGACCGTCGCTTACCAGGACGTCGAGGTCGGCACCGAACTGCCGCCGCGGGTCTTCCCGGTGACCCGGGCGACCCTGGTCCAGTACGCCGGAGCCTCCGGTGACTTCAACCCGATTCACTGGAACGAGAAGTTCGCCCGCGAGGTCGGCCTGACCGATGTGATCGCGCACGGCATGTTCACCATGGCCTCGGCGGTCCGGGTCGTCACCGACTGGGCCGGCGACCCCGGCGCGGTCGTCGAGTACGGCGTCCGCTTCACCAAGCCGGTCGTCGTGCCGAACGACGACGAGGGCGCCCGGATCGAGGTCACCGCCAAGGTCGCCGCCCTCCTCGACGACAACCGCGTCCGGGTCGACCTCACCGCCACCAGTGCGGGCCAGAAGGTGCTCGGCATGTCCCGCGCGGTGGTCCGGCTCGCCTGA
- the rpmG gene encoding 50S ribosomal protein L33 has translation MAATDVRPKITLACVECKERNYITKKNRRNDPDRLEMKKHCPRCNAHTAHRETR, from the coding sequence GTGGCCGCCACCGACGTTCGCCCGAAGATCACGCTGGCCTGCGTGGAGTGCAAGGAGCGGAACTACATCACCAAGAAGAACCGGCGCAACGACCCGGACCGTCTTGAGATGAAGAAGCACTGCCCGCGCTGCAACGCGCACACCGCGCACCGCGAGACGCGCTGA
- a CDS encoding transposase gives MVDTLGLLLGVMVTAADVGDRTAAKVLLQRVAEEHHRLEVVWADGGYTGPLVEHCLTTLALVLAIVKCSDDRKGFVVLPKRWIVERTYAWLMRTRRLARTTNAVPAAPRRWSTGR, from the coding sequence GTGGTCGACACCCTCGGCCTGCTGCTGGGCGTGATGGTCACCGCGGCGGATGTCGGCGACCGCACCGCCGCGAAGGTCCTGCTCCAGCGGGTGGCCGAGGAGCATCACCGACTGGAGGTGGTCTGGGCCGACGGCGGCTACACCGGCCCCCTCGTCGAGCACTGCCTGACCACGCTCGCGCTGGTCCTGGCCATCGTCAAATGCAGCGACGACCGGAAGGGCTTTGTGGTGCTGCCCAAGCGGTGGATCGTGGAGCGCACCTATGCGTGGCTGATGCGCACCCGCCGTCTGGCGCGGACTACGAACGCCGTACCAGCAGCGCCGAGGCGATGGTCTACTGGTCGATGA
- a CDS encoding DNA polymerase Y family protein: MTARPRHIAHLHLHGGLGDERYAEALELLAGFTPHVQAFPPDAVQLDLTSALRYFDSSPYELLQRTQLRLAGLYGIESSAGLAGNRMLAAMAAAVSAPGHATRIPGDPAGAAAWLRPWPVTALPGIGRATATTLGTYGLHTIGQVADAPAATLQRLLGAGQARLLAERARGHDPRPVAPHAAAAQMTADAVFDQDCLDPAGHHRAVLALAEELGGRLRAEDRVAGRLTLTVRYADRSSTTRTRALAEPTGHSPALAATALAVLASLGLQRARVRAFVIRVDNLRPAGEAHRQLSLDPAADRAHAVEAAADRARRRFGPQAVRPATLPANPRG; encoded by the coding sequence ATGACGGCCAGGCCGCGCCACATCGCCCATCTGCACCTGCACGGCGGCCTCGGCGACGAGCGGTACGCGGAAGCGCTGGAGCTGCTGGCCGGCTTCACCCCGCACGTCCAGGCGTTCCCGCCCGACGCGGTCCAGCTCGACCTGACCTCGGCGCTGCGGTACTTCGACAGCAGCCCGTACGAGCTGCTCCAGCGGACCCAGTTGCGGCTCGCCGGCCTGTACGGGATCGAGAGCAGCGCGGGTCTGGCGGGCAACCGCATGCTCGCCGCGATGGCGGCGGCGGTGTCCGCGCCGGGACACGCCACCCGGATCCCCGGCGACCCGGCCGGGGCCGCCGCCTGGCTGCGGCCCTGGCCGGTGACCGCGCTGCCCGGGATCGGCCGGGCCACCGCCACGACCCTCGGCACGTACGGTCTGCACACCATCGGGCAGGTGGCGGACGCCCCCGCGGCCACTTTGCAGCGCCTGCTCGGCGCGGGCCAGGCCCGGCTGCTGGCCGAACGCGCCCGCGGCCACGACCCCCGACCGGTCGCCCCGCACGCGGCCGCCGCTCAGATGACCGCGGATGCCGTCTTCGACCAGGACTGCCTCGACCCGGCGGGGCACCACCGCGCCGTCCTCGCGCTCGCCGAGGAGCTGGGCGGGCGGCTGCGGGCCGAGGACCGGGTGGCCGGCCGGCTCACCCTCACCGTCCGTTACGCGGACCGCAGTTCCACCACCCGGACCCGCGCCCTGGCCGAACCCACCGGCCACTCACCCGCCCTCGCCGCCACGGCGCTCGCCGTCCTCGCCTCCCTCGGGCTCCAGCGGGCCCGGGTACGCGCCTTCGTGATCCGCGTCGACAACCTCCGCCCGGCCGGCGAGGCCCACCGCCAGCTCAGCCTCGACCCCGCCGCCGACCGCGCCCACGCCGTGGAAGCCGCCGCCGACCGCGCCCGCCGCCGCTTCGGCCCCCAGGCCGTCCGCCCCGCCACCCTCCCAGCGAACCCCCGCGGCTGA
- a CDS encoding MaoC family dehydratase N-terminal domain-containing protein: protein MALDQSFVGRSYPPTAPYEVGREKIREFADAIGDPQPAYRDPEAAKALGHPDVIAPPTFAFTITYKAAGVVVSDPELGLDYSRVVHGDQKFAYTRPVRAGDRLTVTSTIEAIKSMAGNDIVDIRGEVHDESGEHVVTAWTKLVARGAAEGEA from the coding sequence ATGGCCCTGGACCAGTCCTTCGTGGGGCGGAGTTATCCGCCCACCGCCCCCTACGAGGTGGGCCGGGAGAAGATCCGCGAATTCGCCGACGCGATCGGCGACCCGCAGCCTGCCTACCGGGACCCGGAGGCGGCCAAGGCGCTCGGTCACCCCGATGTGATCGCGCCGCCGACCTTCGCCTTCACGATCACCTACAAGGCGGCCGGGGTTGTCGTCTCCGACCCCGAACTGGGTCTCGACTACAGCCGGGTGGTGCACGGCGACCAGAAGTTCGCGTACACCCGCCCGGTGCGGGCCGGTGACCGCCTCACCGTGACCTCCACGATCGAGGCCATCAAGTCGATGGCCGGCAACGACATCGTGGACATCCGCGGTGAGGTGCACGACGAGTCGGGCGAGCACGTGGTGACCGCGTGGACGAAGCTGGTGGCCCGCGGGGCCGCGGAGGGGGAGGCGTGA
- a CDS encoding NAD(P)H-binding protein codes for MRTVIAGGHGQIALRLERLLAERGDEVAGLIRNPDQADDLRAVGAEPVVLDLESASVAEVARVLAGADAAVFAAGAGPGSGVERKLTVDRDAAVLLADAAELAGVRRYLIVSSMGADAEATGSDPVFTAYLRAKGAADDAIRARGAALDWTVLRPGHLTNSPGTGRIKLAPSTGSGSVPRDDVAATLLALLNSPGTAGLTLELISGDTPVEEAIRMVTSH; via the coding sequence ATGCGTACGGTGATCGCGGGTGGACACGGACAGATCGCGCTACGGCTGGAGCGGCTGCTCGCCGAGCGCGGGGACGAGGTGGCCGGGCTGATCCGTAACCCGGACCAGGCCGACGACCTGCGGGCGGTGGGTGCGGAACCCGTCGTCCTCGACCTGGAGTCGGCGTCGGTCGCCGAGGTGGCGCGGGTGCTGGCGGGCGCCGACGCGGCGGTCTTCGCGGCCGGCGCGGGGCCGGGCAGCGGCGTCGAGCGCAAGCTCACCGTGGACCGGGACGCGGCCGTACTCCTCGCGGACGCGGCGGAGCTGGCGGGCGTACGCCGCTACCTCATCGTCTCCTCGATGGGCGCCGACGCGGAAGCCACTGGGTCCGACCCGGTCTTCACCGCCTACCTCCGCGCCAAGGGCGCCGCCGACGACGCGATCCGGGCCCGTGGCGCCGCCCTGGACTGGACGGTGCTGCGCCCGGGGCACCTCACCAACTCCCCCGGCACCGGCAGGATCAAGCTCGCGCCCTCCACCGGCTCCGGTTCCGTCCCCCGCGACGACGTCGCCGCCACCCTGCTCGCCCTCCTGAACTCCCCCGGCACCGCCGGCCTCACCCTCGAACTGATCTCCGGTGACACCCCCGTGGAAGAGGCCATCCGCATGGTCACCTCCCACTGA
- a CDS encoding amidohydrolase family protein, whose product MTDSPRETAAETATLLLCGARLTDGRIVDVRLSGPRIEAVGTAGSLAVAAGTGDGTRVDLRGYLLLPAPAEPHAHLDQALTAGGPPAGDVEDVQRRATEAALLQLGHGATAVRSHVRIGDVQGLRALEAVLQARRALRGLVEVQTVAVPRLLTGVAGADGLAMLRDALKMGAAAVGGCPDLDPDPSGYTEAVLSLAAEFGVPVDLHTAAADPARLARLAAMSGGMRPGVTLGPCHGLGALPATAVASAAARLAAAGISVVALPQGGCCVLDRGGATPVRALLSAGVRVTAGSGALGDLTNPVGRGDPLEAAFLLASHGECAPQRAYELVSGGARAVMGLPEVRVEAGFPAELLALRGESLTGVLSLAYSRIVIHRGRVVSRTSAVREYCDSATEAVLDLPRQSHREA is encoded by the coding sequence ATGACCGACAGCCCTCGCGAGACCGCCGCGGAGACCGCCACCCTGCTGCTGTGCGGCGCCCGGCTGACCGACGGCCGGATCGTCGACGTGCGGCTCAGCGGCCCCCGGATCGAAGCCGTCGGCACCGCGGGCAGCCTCGCCGTGGCGGCAGGCACGGGCGACGGCACCCGGGTGGACCTGCGCGGCTATCTGCTGCTGCCCGCCCCCGCGGAACCCCACGCCCATCTCGACCAGGCCCTCACCGCGGGCGGCCCGCCGGCCGGCGACGTGGAGGACGTCCAGCGCCGCGCCACCGAAGCCGCCCTGCTCCAACTCGGCCACGGCGCCACCGCGGTGCGCAGCCACGTCCGGATCGGCGACGTACAGGGCCTGCGCGCGCTGGAGGCCGTACTGCAGGCGCGACGGGCGCTGCGCGGCCTGGTCGAGGTGCAGACCGTCGCCGTACCGCGGCTGCTCACCGGCGTGGCCGGCGCGGACGGTCTGGCGATGCTGCGGGACGCGCTGAAGATGGGTGCCGCGGCGGTCGGCGGCTGCCCCGACCTGGACCCGGACCCGAGCGGTTACACCGAGGCGGTGCTGTCGCTGGCGGCCGAGTTCGGGGTCCCGGTCGACCTGCACACCGCCGCCGCCGACCCGGCCCGGCTGGCCCGGCTCGCCGCGATGTCCGGCGGGATGCGGCCCGGCGTCACCCTCGGCCCCTGCCACGGGCTGGGCGCGCTGCCCGCCACCGCCGTCGCCTCGGCCGCCGCCCGGCTCGCCGCCGCCGGCATCTCGGTGGTGGCGCTGCCGCAGGGCGGCTGCTGCGTGCTGGACCGCGGCGGTGCCACTCCGGTCCGGGCCCTGCTCTCCGCGGGCGTACGGGTCACGGCAGGCAGCGGCGCGCTCGGCGACCTCACCAATCCGGTGGGCCGCGGTGACCCGCTGGAGGCCGCCTTCCTGCTCGCCTCGCACGGCGAGTGCGCGCCCCAGCGGGCGTACGAGCTGGTCAGTGGCGGGGCGCGGGCGGTGATGGGGCTGCCGGAGGTACGGGTGGAGGCCGGTTTCCCCGCCGAACTGCTGGCGCTGCGCGGGGAGAGCCTGACCGGCGTGCTCTCCCTCGCGTACAGCCGGATCGTGATCCACCGCGGCCGGGTGGTGTCGCGGACCAGCGCGGTCCGGGAGTACTGCGACTCGGCCACCGAGGCCGTCCTCGATCTGCCGCGGCAGTCGCACCGGGAGGCGTAG
- a CDS encoding DNA polymerase III subunit alpha, with amino-acid sequence MAGFAHLHVASGYSERYGAAHPEQLVQRAAERGMEALALTDRDTVTGAVRFAEACEENGVKPLFGIDLAVDPIAPPPPPPPPQQRPRTPVRGGAHVTEPPLRFVLLAQNSEGWARLCRITSAAHVGTASGKAPVQVPWAALREHGGPGLTVLLGPLSEPVRALAAGREDVAVRLLAPWREIFGDGLRLEAVGYGRPGTGPGSLRLAARTLALADRTRIPAVLTNAVRYADPAQHRLADVLDAARLLRPIDRRRLDGGERWLKPGEQMAHAAERIAECAGADRQRAARLLADTAATADACRLHPRDIGLGARHFPEPEVVGARPNGAARLLRQRCADGLVRRGLQRDQEAQDRLEHELGIITGLRYDSYFLAVGQVVADIRELGIRVAARGSGAGSMVCHALGIATANPLEHHLLFERFLSPLREGLPDIDIDVESARRLECYDAIFRRFGSERVAVTAMPETYRARRALRDTGLALGIAPDEVDRIAKSFPHLRATDITSALAELPELRQLAAEAERYGPLWELAEGLDSLVHGMAMHPCGVVISDATLLDRLPVQPTPQGDYPMAMAAKEEIEALGNIKLDVLAVRMQSAMAHAVDEIERVTGDRIDLDDPRQVPLDDVFAFKLIQESRTIGMFQLESPGQQDLLSRLQPRDVQDVIADISLFRPGPVAGGMPERYIAARHGGDPGYAHQDLAPVLADTYGVTIWHEQIIETLHVMTGCDRDRAEVGRRLLGDKERLPEIRDWFHRATAARGYSAAVRDEVWATVESFGAYGFCRAHAVAFAVPALQSAWLKAHHPAALLAGLLEHDPGMWPKRVIVSDARRRGVPVLPVDVNRSRKEHIVERTEGDRWGVRLALAGVRGISEDECVRIAAGQPYGSLSDFWQRARPSRPVAERLAGIGALGALHDGRLTRRDLLLQIAELHRQSRVRSAGDGQLPITADAIGAAEPSGLPEMTGREGLSAELNTLGIDVSRHLMEHHHRLLREIGAVDAAHLASFRAGQQVLVAGVRASTQTPPIASGKRVIFVTLEDGSGLVDLAFFEDSHENCAHTVFHSGLLLVRGTVQVRGTRRTIVGTMAWDLDQVAAARRDDGPEAALKLLGAVRPHPTPAQPRRTLANGTTGARLHPYADLQPAGSRSADLKKLGHRSQGSAG; translated from the coding sequence ATGGCGGGCTTCGCCCATCTGCATGTCGCGTCCGGTTACTCCGAGCGGTATGGCGCCGCGCACCCCGAGCAGCTCGTCCAGCGGGCGGCCGAGCGGGGGATGGAGGCGCTGGCGCTGACCGACCGCGACACCGTGACCGGCGCGGTGCGCTTCGCCGAGGCGTGCGAGGAGAACGGCGTCAAACCGCTCTTCGGCATCGACCTGGCCGTCGACCCGATCGCGCCCCCGCCCCCACCCCCGCCCCCACAGCAGCGCCCCAGGACCCCGGTCCGCGGCGGCGCCCACGTGACCGAGCCCCCGCTGCGCTTCGTGCTGCTCGCCCAGAACAGCGAGGGCTGGGCCCGGCTGTGCCGGATCACCAGCGCCGCCCACGTGGGCACCGCGAGCGGAAAAGCTCCCGTCCAGGTGCCGTGGGCCGCCCTGCGCGAGCACGGCGGCCCCGGCCTGACCGTGCTGCTCGGGCCGCTCTCGGAACCGGTGCGGGCCCTGGCGGCCGGCCGGGAGGACGTGGCCGTACGACTCCTGGCCCCCTGGCGGGAGATCTTCGGCGACGGCCTGCGTCTTGAGGCGGTCGGGTACGGCCGCCCCGGCACCGGCCCCGGCTCCCTGCGGCTGGCCGCCCGCACCCTCGCGCTGGCCGACCGGACCCGGATCCCCGCCGTACTGACCAACGCCGTCCGCTACGCCGACCCCGCCCAGCACCGCCTCGCCGACGTCCTCGACGCCGCCCGGCTGCTGCGGCCGATCGACCGGCGCCGGCTGGACGGCGGCGAGCGCTGGCTCAAACCCGGGGAGCAGATGGCACACGCGGCGGAGCGGATCGCGGAATGCGCCGGCGCGGACCGGCAGCGGGCCGCCCGGCTGCTCGCCGACACCGCCGCCACCGCGGACGCCTGCCGTCTTCACCCCCGGGACATCGGCCTGGGCGCCCGGCACTTCCCCGAACCCGAGGTCGTCGGCGCCCGGCCGAACGGTGCCGCCCGGCTGCTGCGGCAGCGGTGCGCCGACGGCCTGGTCCGGCGCGGCCTGCAGCGGGATCAGGAGGCCCAGGACCGCCTGGAGCACGAACTGGGGATCATCACCGGGCTGCGGTACGACTCGTACTTCCTCGCCGTCGGCCAGGTCGTCGCCGACATCCGGGAGCTGGGCATCCGGGTCGCCGCCCGCGGTTCCGGCGCCGGCTCGATGGTCTGCCACGCCCTGGGCATCGCCACCGCCAACCCGCTGGAGCACCACCTGCTCTTCGAACGCTTCCTCAGCCCGCTGCGCGAGGGCCTGCCGGACATCGACATCGACGTGGAGTCGGCGCGCAGGCTGGAGTGCTACGACGCGATCTTCCGCCGCTTCGGCAGCGAGCGGGTCGCGGTCACCGCGATGCCCGAGACGTACCGGGCCCGCCGGGCGCTGCGCGACACCGGCCTGGCGCTGGGCATCGCCCCCGACGAGGTGGACCGGATCGCGAAGAGCTTCCCGCACCTGCGGGCCACCGACATCACCAGCGCACTCGCCGAACTGCCCGAACTCAGGCAGCTCGCCGCCGAGGCCGAGCGGTACGGCCCGCTGTGGGAACTGGCCGAAGGGCTCGACTCGCTGGTGCACGGCATGGCCATGCACCCGTGCGGCGTGGTCATCAGCGACGCGACGCTGCTGGACCGGCTGCCGGTGCAGCCCACCCCGCAGGGCGACTACCCGATGGCGATGGCGGCGAAGGAGGAGATCGAGGCGCTGGGCAACATCAAGCTGGACGTGCTGGCGGTACGGATGCAGTCCGCGATGGCGCACGCGGTCGACGAGATCGAGCGGGTGACCGGCGACCGTATCGACCTGGACGACCCGCGACAGGTGCCGCTGGACGACGTGTTCGCGTTCAAGCTGATCCAGGAGAGCCGGACCATCGGCATGTTCCAGCTGGAATCCCCGGGCCAGCAGGACCTGTTGTCGCGGCTGCAGCCGCGGGACGTGCAGGACGTCATCGCCGACATCAGCCTCTTCCGGCCCGGGCCGGTGGCCGGCGGCATGCCCGAGCGGTACATCGCCGCCCGGCACGGCGGCGACCCCGGCTACGCGCACCAGGACCTGGCGCCGGTGCTCGCCGACACCTACGGCGTGACGATCTGGCACGAGCAGATCATCGAGACGCTCCATGTGATGACCGGCTGCGACCGGGACCGGGCCGAGGTCGGCCGGCGGCTGCTCGGTGACAAGGAGAGACTGCCGGAGATCAGGGACTGGTTCCACCGCGCGACCGCCGCCCGCGGGTACAGCGCCGCGGTGCGCGACGAGGTGTGGGCGACGGTGGAGTCCTTCGGCGCGTACGGCTTCTGCCGGGCGCACGCCGTCGCCTTCGCGGTGCCCGCGCTCCAGTCGGCCTGGCTGAAGGCCCACCACCCCGCGGCGCTGCTGGCCGGCCTGCTGGAGCACGACCCGGGGATGTGGCCCAAGCGGGTCATCGTCTCCGACGCCCGGCGGCGCGGTGTTCCGGTCCTGCCGGTGGACGTCAACCGGTCCCGTAAGGAGCACATCGTGGAGCGGACCGAAGGGGACCGGTGGGGGGTGCGGCTCGCACTGGCCGGGGTGCGGGGGATCAGCGAGGACGAGTGCGTACGGATCGCGGCCGGTCAGCCGTACGGGTCCCTGTCGGACTTCTGGCAGCGGGCCCGGCCCAGCCGGCCGGTCGCCGAACGCCTCGCCGGGATCGGGGCTTTGGGCGCCCTGCACGACGGGCGGCTCACCCGGCGGGACCTGCTGCTGCAGATCGCCGAACTGCACCGGCAGTCCCGGGTCCGCAGCGCGGGTGACGGCCAGTTGCCCATCACCGCCGACGCGATCGGCGCGGCCGAGCCGAGCGGGCTGCCGGAGATGACCGGGCGCGAGGGCCTGAGCGCGGAGCTGAACACCCTCGGGATCGACGTCTCCCGCCACCTCATGGAGCACCACCACCGGCTGCTGCGGGAGATCGGCGCGGTCGACGCGGCGCATCTGGCCTCGTTCAGGGCGGGGCAGCAGGTGCTGGTGGCCGGGGTGCGCGCCTCCACCCAGACGCCGCCGATCGCCAGCGGCAAGCGGGTCATCTTCGTCACCCTGGAGGACGGCTCGGGCCTGGTCGACCTGGCGTTCTTCGAGGACTCCCACGAGAACTGCGCGCATACGGTCTTCCACTCCGGGCTGCTGCTGGTCCGCGGCACCGTGCAGGTCCGCGGCACCCGGCGGACCATCGTCGGCACCATGGCCTGGGACCTGGACCAGGTCGCCGCCGCCCGCCGCGACGACGGACCCGAAGCCGCGCTGAAACTGCTCGGCGCGGTCCGCCCGCACCCGACCCCGGCCCAGCCGCGGCGGACCCTGGCCAACGGCACCACCGGCGCCCGGCTGCACCCGTACGCCGACCTGCAGCCGGCCGGCAGCCGCTCGGCCGACCTGAAGAAGCTCGGCCACCGCAGCCAGGGGAGCGCGGGATGA
- a CDS encoding TetR/AcrR family transcriptional regulator has product MVRMSADERRESVIRAAMSEFAHGGYKGTSTEAIARRVGVSQPYLFRLFPNKQAIFLAAAVRCMDTTREVIGAAAEGVPQDEKLSRMAIAYQELIHDNPELLLMQMQTYVAVAAAEAAGDHEFGEVVRDRWQRLWDTVHLELGAEVNETTVFLAYGMLINTLVSLGFPAGHRNWEGFYETARPE; this is encoded by the coding sequence ATGGTCAGGATGAGCGCAGATGAGCGGCGCGAGAGCGTCATCCGTGCGGCGATGAGCGAGTTCGCCCACGGCGGCTACAAAGGCACCTCCACCGAGGCGATCGCCCGCCGGGTCGGTGTCTCGCAGCCGTATCTCTTCCGGCTCTTCCCGAACAAGCAGGCCATCTTCCTCGCCGCCGCCGTGCGCTGCATGGACACGACGCGGGAGGTCATCGGGGCGGCCGCCGAGGGCGTGCCGCAGGACGAGAAGCTGTCGCGGATGGCCATCGCGTACCAGGAGCTGATCCACGACAACCCCGAGCTGCTGCTGATGCAGATGCAGACGTATGTCGCGGTGGCCGCCGCCGAGGCGGCGGGGGACCACGAGTTCGGCGAGGTGGTGCGGGACCGCTGGCAGCGGCTGTGGGACACCGTCCACCTGGAACTCGGCGCGGAAGTGAACGAGACGACGGTCTTCCTGGCGTACGGGATGCTCATCAACACCTTGGTGTCGCTGGGTTTTCCGGCCGGCCATCGCAACTGGGAAGGCTTCTACGAGACGGCCCGGCCGGAGTGA
- a CDS encoding IS630 family transposase — protein sequence MAERVRVREIDDDEGQRLLRIIRRGTGSVVTWRRAQMVLLSAQGMNVAKIAEVTFTSPDRARDVIHNFNADGFASLYPKYKGGRPKTFTLPERREIKKIARSRPVEHGLPFSTWSLVKLADFLVAEGVVDDISHEGLRILLREEGVTFQRLKTWKTSKDPDYAVKKARVEHLYAIADGEVLPEPGEPEVVFCMDEFGPLNLQPHPGRQWAERGGKHKDPDRESRRRRRATYTRPHGVRHLFAAYDLGKDQLYGHIKKTKNRSKFLEFCRYLRSLHPAGTRIAIICDNYSPHLTTRRCQRVGTWAAANNVEIAYTPTNSSWLNRIEAQFTALRYFALDGTDHPSHKAQGSMIRRYIIWRNKNAADKRLKALVSRANAA from the coding sequence ATGGCTGAGCGTGTCCGGGTCCGCGAGATCGACGACGACGAGGGGCAGCGGTTGCTGCGGATCATCCGCCGGGGCACCGGGTCAGTGGTGACCTGGAGGCGGGCCCAGATGGTGCTGTTATCGGCCCAGGGTATGAACGTGGCCAAGATCGCCGAGGTGACGTTCACCAGCCCGGACCGGGCCCGGGACGTGATCCACAACTTCAATGCTGACGGCTTCGCCTCGCTCTACCCGAAGTACAAGGGCGGCCGGCCCAAGACGTTCACGCTGCCCGAGCGGCGCGAGATCAAGAAGATCGCCAGATCCAGGCCGGTCGAGCACGGCCTGCCGTTCTCGACCTGGAGCCTGGTGAAGCTGGCCGACTTCCTGGTCGCCGAGGGGGTGGTCGACGACATCAGCCACGAGGGCCTGCGCATCCTGCTCCGCGAGGAAGGCGTCACCTTTCAGCGCCTGAAGACCTGGAAGACTTCGAAGGATCCCGACTACGCGGTCAAGAAGGCCCGCGTCGAGCACCTGTACGCCATCGCCGACGGTGAGGTCCTGCCTGAGCCCGGCGAACCCGAGGTCGTGTTCTGCATGGACGAGTTCGGGCCGCTCAACCTTCAACCCCACCCCGGCCGCCAGTGGGCTGAACGCGGCGGGAAGCACAAGGACCCCGACCGTGAGTCCCGACGGCGGCGGCGCGCGACCTACACCCGCCCGCACGGGGTCCGGCACCTGTTCGCCGCCTACGACCTGGGCAAGGACCAGCTCTACGGCCACATCAAGAAGACCAAGAACCGTTCCAAGTTCCTGGAGTTCTGCCGCTACCTGCGCTCCCTCCACCCTGCCGGCACGCGCATCGCGATCATCTGCGACAACTACTCCCCGCACCTGACCACCAGACGCTGCCAGCGGGTCGGGACCTGGGCCGCGGCGAACAACGTGGAGATCGCTTACACCCCGACCAACAGCTCCTGGCTCAACCGGATCGAGGCCCAGTTCACCGCCCTGCGCTATTTCGCCCTCGACGGCACCGACCACCCCAGCCACAAGGCCCAGGGCAGCATGATCCGCCGCTACATCATCTGGCGGAACAAGAACGCCGCCGACAAGCGCCTCAAAGCCCTCGTGAGCAGGGCGAACGCCGCCTGA